From one Triticum urartu cultivar G1812 chromosome 3, Tu2.1, whole genome shotgun sequence genomic stretch:
- the LOC125547851 gene encoding uncharacterized protein LOC125547851 produces the protein MATTAADVPDDFKKWWETFNNGVAVDQGQDDDEDGTDSDSGFEQGQQQQEENAGEETASEAHAPAGREGAAGDCDEEGVSEDSRFPREGELQGRNIEGDAKLNTPRASEDEAEHVSEDSYVQIGGGLQGMKRTATAERYEPQATGNEIQNEEGQGIKKC, from the exons atggccaccaccgccgccgacgtaCCTGACGACTTCAAAAAGTGGTGGGAGACATTCAACAATGGCGTCGCCGTCGACCAAGGGCAAGACGACGATGAAGACGGGACGGACTCCGATTCCGGTTTCGAGCAGgggcagcagcagcaggaggagaATGCGGGCGAGGAGACGGCGTCGGAGGCCCACGCGCCCGCCGGGAGGGAGGGCGCCGCCGGCGATTGCGACG AGGAGGGGGTTTCTGAGGATAGCCGTTTTCCGCGTGAAGGTGAGCTGCAGGGAAGGAACATAGAAGGAGACGCCAAACTAAATACACCACGGGCTTCTGAAGATGAAG CCGAGCATGTTTCTGAGGACAGCTATGTTCAGATTGGAGGCGGGCTGCAGGGAATGAAGAGAACAGCAACCGCCGAACGATACGAACCGCAGGCTACCGGAAATGAGATCCAGAACGAAGAAGGTCAAGGTATAAAGAAGTGTTGA